The Pseudomonas parafulva genome window below encodes:
- the purN gene encoding phosphoribosylglycinamide formyltransferase, which produces MPSKSCNVVVLLSGSGSNLQALIDSNRAEGSPARIGAVIANRADAYGLERARAAGIDTAVLEHGGFAGREAYDTALMHLVDSYAPDLVVLAGFMRILSGGFVRHYHGRLLNIHPSLLPKYKGLHTHQRALEAGDTEHGCSVHFVTEELDGGPLVVQAVVAVAPGDDAQSLAQRVHRQEHQIYPLAVRWFAEGRLRLGDHGALLDGQPLAASGHLIRP; this is translated from the coding sequence ATGCCGAGCAAGTCCTGCAATGTGGTCGTCCTGCTGTCGGGGTCCGGCAGCAACCTGCAAGCGCTGATCGACAGCAACCGCGCCGAGGGCAGCCCGGCGCGAATCGGCGCGGTGATCGCCAACCGCGCCGACGCCTATGGGCTGGAACGTGCCCGCGCCGCCGGGATCGACACCGCCGTGCTCGAACACGGCGGCTTCGCCGGGCGTGAAGCGTACGATACGGCGCTGATGCACCTGGTCGACAGCTATGCTCCCGACCTTGTGGTACTCGCCGGTTTCATGCGCATCCTCAGTGGCGGCTTCGTGCGCCACTACCACGGCCGACTGCTCAACATCCACCCCTCGCTGCTGCCCAAGTACAAGGGGCTGCATACCCATCAGCGGGCGCTGGAGGCCGGCGACACGGAACACGGTTGCAGTGTTCATTTCGTCACCGAGGAACTCGACGGCGGGCCCTTGGTCGTACAGGCTGTGGTAGCGGTCGCGCCAGGCGACGATGCGCAGAGCCTGGCACAACGGGTCCACCGACAGGAACATCAGATTTATCCGCTGGCAGTGCGCTGGTTCGCTGAAGGACGCTTGCGCCTGGGCGATCACGGTGCATTACTGGATGGCCAGCCGCTGGCGGCCAGCGGCCACTTGATTCGACCCTAG
- the mqo gene encoding malate dehydrogenase (quinone) yields MFKKAGKTLLSLAVAASFMQAHAEDTKKVDVLLIGGGIMSATLGVWLNELEPSWSMEMVERLDGVAEESSNGWNNAGTGHSGLAEMNYTPIDKDGNVSIAKAVEINEAFQVTRQFLAWQVRQGVLKNPHSFINSTPHMSFVWGDDNISYLKKRYEALQASPLFRPMQYSEDHAQIAKWVPLMMEGRDPNQKLAVTWTPIGTDVNWGEVTRQYVSHLQTRDNFKLKLSSEVRDITRNKDGSWHVEYKNLKTGDTAATDAKFLFIGAGGGALKLLQKSGIPQAENYGGFPVGGSFLVTENPTVAMQHMAKAYGVASTGAPPMSVPHLDTRVLDGKRVILFGPFATFSPKFLKNGSYMDLLSSTTVHNVWPMTRVGIDEYPLVEYLAGQLMLSDDERMEALRTYFPHAKKEDWRLWQAGQRVQIIKKDPEKGGVLKLGTEVVTSDDRTLAALLGASPGASTAAPIMMGVLENVFKDKVATPEWQARLHEIVPSYGTKLNDSPAAVQKEWNYTAEVLQLDKPPVIDQSVGTSTGAASSAPVESKAANDMAL; encoded by the coding sequence ATGTTCAAGAAAGCTGGCAAGACCTTGCTGAGTCTGGCTGTCGCGGCGTCCTTCATGCAGGCGCACGCCGAAGACACCAAGAAAGTCGATGTGCTGCTGATCGGCGGCGGCATCATGAGCGCAACCCTGGGCGTCTGGCTCAACGAGCTGGAGCCGAGCTGGTCGATGGAGATGGTCGAGCGCCTCGATGGCGTCGCCGAAGAAAGCTCCAACGGCTGGAACAACGCCGGTACCGGCCACTCCGGCCTGGCCGAGATGAACTACACCCCGATCGATAAAGACGGCAACGTCAGCATCGCCAAGGCCGTTGAAATCAACGAAGCCTTCCAGGTGACCCGTCAGTTCCTCGCCTGGCAAGTGCGTCAGGGCGTGCTGAAGAACCCGCACTCGTTCATCAACAGCACCCCGCACATGAGCTTCGTCTGGGGCGACGACAACATCAGTTACCTGAAGAAGCGCTACGAAGCGCTGCAGGCCAGCCCGCTGTTCCGCCCGATGCAGTACTCCGAGGACCACGCGCAAATCGCCAAGTGGGTTCCGCTGATGATGGAAGGCCGTGACCCGAACCAGAAACTGGCGGTCACCTGGACGCCGATCGGCACCGACGTCAACTGGGGTGAAGTGACCCGTCAGTACGTTAGCCACCTGCAGACCCGCGACAACTTCAAGCTGAAGCTGTCCAGCGAAGTGCGCGACATTACCCGTAACAAGGACGGCTCCTGGCACGTCGAGTACAAGAACCTGAAGACCGGTGACACTGCAGCCACCGACGCCAAGTTCCTGTTCATCGGTGCCGGTGGCGGCGCGCTGAAGCTGCTGCAGAAATCGGGCATTCCGCAGGCCGAAAACTACGGCGGCTTCCCGGTGGGCGGCTCGTTCCTGGTCACGGAAAACCCGACGGTGGCCATGCAGCACATGGCCAAGGCCTACGGCGTTGCCTCCACTGGTGCACCGCCCATGTCGGTTCCGCACCTCGATACCCGCGTGCTGGACGGCAAGCGCGTGATCCTGTTCGGGCCATTCGCCACCTTCTCGCCGAAGTTCCTCAAGAACGGTTCGTACATGGACCTGCTGAGCAGCACCACCGTGCATAACGTGTGGCCGATGACCCGCGTCGGCATCGACGAGTACCCGCTGGTGGAGTACCTCGCCGGCCAGCTGATGCTCTCCGACGACGAGCGCATGGAAGCCCTGCGCACCTACTTCCCGCACGCCAAGAAGGAAGACTGGCGCCTGTGGCAAGCCGGTCAGCGCGTGCAGATCATCAAGAAGGACCCGGAGAAGGGTGGCGTGCTGAAGCTGGGCACCGAAGTGGTGACGTCCGACGACCGTACCCTGGCCGCACTGCTGGGCGCCTCGCCGGGCGCATCGACCGCCGCACCGATCATGATGGGTGTGCTGGAAAACGTGTTCAAGGACAAGGTCGCCACGCCTGAGTGGCAGGCGCGTCTGCACGAAATCGTACCGAGCTACGGCACCAAGCTGAACGACTCGCCTGCCGCCGTGCAGAAAGAGTGGAACTACACCGCCGAAGTGCTGCAACTGGACAAGCCGCCAGTGATCGACCAGAGCGTCGGCACCAGCACGGGTGCTGCGTCGAGCGCACCGGTCGAAAGCAAGGCTGCCAACGACATGGCGCTGTAA
- the purM gene encoding phosphoribosylformylglycinamidine cyclo-ligase yields MSKQPSLSYKDAGVDIDAGEALVERIKGVAKRTARPEVMGGLGGFGALCEIPAGYKQPVLVSGTDGVGTKLRLALNLNKHDSIGQDLVAMCVNDLVVCGAEPLFFLDYYATGKLNVDVAATVVTGIGAGCELAGCSLVGGETAEMPGMYEGEDYDLAGFCVGVVEKSEIIDGSKVVTGDALIALPSSGPHSNGYSLIRKILEVSNTDIDNTQLDGKPLADLLMAPTRIYVKPLLELIKKTGAVKAMAHITGGGLLDNIPRVLPKGAQAVVDVASWQRPAVFDFLQEKGNVDEHEMHRVLNCGVGMVICVAQDQVDGALAVLRQAGEQPWVIGRIDVAAEGAAQVELHNLKAH; encoded by the coding sequence ATGAGCAAGCAACCCTCCCTGAGCTACAAGGACGCCGGTGTAGACATCGACGCCGGCGAAGCACTGGTCGAACGCATCAAGGGCGTGGCCAAGCGCACCGCACGCCCTGAAGTCATGGGTGGCCTGGGCGGCTTCGGCGCCCTCTGCGAGATCCCGGCCGGCTACAAGCAGCCCGTGCTGGTGTCCGGCACCGACGGCGTCGGCACCAAGCTGCGCCTGGCGCTGAACCTGAACAAACACGACAGCATCGGTCAGGACCTGGTCGCTATGTGCGTCAACGACCTGGTAGTGTGCGGCGCCGAGCCGCTGTTCTTCCTCGACTACTACGCCACTGGCAAGCTCAACGTCGACGTCGCGGCCACCGTGGTCACCGGCATCGGTGCCGGCTGCGAACTGGCCGGCTGCTCGCTGGTCGGTGGCGAGACCGCCGAAATGCCCGGCATGTACGAAGGCGAAGACTACGACCTGGCCGGTTTCTGCGTCGGCGTGGTGGAAAAATCGGAAATCATCGACGGCTCGAAAGTGGTCACCGGCGACGCCCTGATCGCCCTGCCCTCCTCCGGCCCGCACTCCAATGGCTACTCGCTGATCCGCAAGATCCTCGAAGTGTCCAACACCGACATCGACAACACCCAACTCGACGGCAAGCCGCTGGCCGACCTGCTGATGGCGCCGACGCGCATATACGTCAAGCCGCTGCTGGAACTGATCAAGAAGACCGGCGCGGTCAAGGCCATGGCCCACATCACCGGCGGCGGCCTGCTCGACAACATCCCGCGCGTGCTGCCAAAAGGCGCCCAGGCCGTGGTCGATGTGGCCAGCTGGCAGCGTCCGGCAGTCTTCGATTTCCTTCAGGAAAAAGGCAATGTCGACGAGCATGAAATGCACCGCGTGCTGAACTGCGGCGTAGGTATGGTCATCTGCGTGGCCCAGGACCAGGTCGATGGCGCCCTGGCCGTACTGCGCCAGGCCGGCGAGCAGCCTTGGGTGATCGGTCGCATCGACGTGGCCGCCGAAGGCGCCGCGCAGGTCGAGCTGCACAACCTCAAGGCACACTGA
- a CDS encoding DUF2066 domain-containing protein translates to MRFFHYLAVACAGLIAVTAQAETVSGLYQVREPVEGQGSEARTQATSKALDTLVLRLTGDPKAIQNPAVAALRKDPRQIINQVGNEAGPPEAVVVEFDPGSTERALRQGGLALWGSNRPSILGWWLNDTVEGSSLVGDGQTSAEPLRQAAQHRGLPLRLPLADLQEQLVANAKQLEGKDPAPLREVSERYNADALLAVHAQETDGKWQGKWQLWLGDQREQGSAEGADQAALADAVMLAISTRLAPRYVVRPGTSSELQVQVQGMNLQRYAELGRVLEPYGPRLQAAEGDTLTYAVSGNREQLRAQLGLAHLQEVPAEQIAPVAPTPAPQTASGQPGAAQPVAPAAFDGLRFRW, encoded by the coding sequence ATGCGTTTTTTTCATTACCTGGCAGTGGCCTGTGCAGGCCTGATCGCCGTGACGGCGCAGGCCGAGACCGTTTCGGGCCTGTATCAGGTTCGTGAGCCTGTCGAGGGCCAGGGCAGCGAGGCCCGTACCCAGGCCACCAGCAAGGCGCTGGATACCCTGGTGCTGCGCCTGACCGGCGACCCGAAGGCGATTCAGAATCCAGCCGTGGCCGCACTGCGCAAGGATCCGCGGCAGATCATCAATCAGGTCGGCAACGAGGCCGGCCCGCCCGAGGCGGTGGTGGTCGAATTCGATCCCGGCAGCACCGAGCGCGCCTTGCGCCAGGGCGGTCTGGCGCTGTGGGGCAGCAATCGGCCGTCGATCCTCGGGTGGTGGTTGAACGACACCGTCGAGGGCAGCAGTCTGGTGGGCGATGGCCAGACTAGTGCCGAACCGCTGCGCCAGGCCGCCCAGCATCGTGGCCTGCCCTTGCGCCTGCCGTTGGCCGACCTGCAGGAGCAACTGGTGGCCAATGCCAAGCAGCTCGAAGGCAAGGATCCGGCGCCGCTGCGCGAGGTCTCCGAGCGCTACAACGCCGATGCCTTGCTGGCTGTGCACGCCCAGGAAACCGACGGCAAGTGGCAGGGCAAGTGGCAGTTGTGGTTGGGCGACCAGCGCGAGCAGGGCAGCGCCGAGGGCGCCGATCAGGCGGCGTTGGCCGACGCCGTGATGCTGGCGATCAGCACCCGCTTGGCGCCGCGCTATGTCGTGCGGCCCGGGACGAGTAGCGAACTGCAGGTGCAGGTACAGGGCATGAACCTGCAGCGTTACGCCGAACTGGGACGGGTGCTCGAGCCTTACGGTCCGCGACTGCAGGCAGCCGAGGGCGACACACTCACCTACGCCGTCAGCGGCAATCGCGAGCAGTTGCGTGCCCAATTGGGTCTGGCGCACCTTCAAGAGGTGCCTGCCGAGCAGATCGCGCCTGTCGCGCCGACGCCTGCGCCGCAAACCGCGTCCGGTCAGCCAGGCGCAGCGCAGCCGGTTGCGCCGGCTGCGTTCGATGGCCTACGTTTTCGCTGGTAA
- the relA gene encoding GTP diphosphokinase, whose amino-acid sequence MVQVRVHQPVNTDGSINLDAWLDHVVSVDSALDRTALKEACDFAQDVEKKGNPAKHSWADGTSSFQAGLEIAEILADLKLDQDSLVAAVIYRSVREGKVTLAEVGQRFGPVVSKLVDGVLRMAAISASLSPRQSLVLGSQAQVENLRKMLVAMVDDVRVALIKLAERTCAIRAVKSADDEKRLRVAREVFDIYAPLAHRLGIGHIKWELEDLSFRYLEPDQYKQIAKLLHERRLDRERFISDVMNQLQNELLATGVKADISGRAKHIYSIWRKMQRKGLEFSQIYDVRAVRVLVPEIRDCYTALGIVHTLWRHIPKEFDDYVANPKENGYRSLHTAVIGPEGKVLEVQIRTHGMHEEAELGVCAHWKYKGTDVKSSSNHYEEKISWLRQVLEWHEELGDIGGLAEQLRVDIEPDRVYVFTPDGHAIDLPKGATPLDFAYRVHTEIGHNCRGAKINGRIVPLNYSLQTGEQVEIITSKHGSPSRDWLNSNLGYVTTSRARAKIVHWFKLQARDQNVAAGKTLLERELSRLGLPQVDFERLAEKANVKTAEDLFAALGAGDLRLAHLVNAAQQLIEPERIEQVELIPRAARGTRAGKRSDIQIQGVGNLLTQMAGCCQPLPGDAIVGYITQGRGVSIHRQDCASVLQLAGKEPERIIQVSWGPIPVQTYPVDIVIRAYDRPGLLRDVSQVLLNEKINVLAVNTRSNKEDNTALMSLTIEIPGLDALGRLLGRISQLPNIIETRRNRTP is encoded by the coding sequence ATGGTACAGGTGAGAGTGCACCAGCCGGTCAACACCGACGGCAGTATCAACCTCGATGCATGGCTCGATCATGTGGTGAGCGTCGATTCGGCGCTGGATCGCACGGCCCTCAAAGAGGCCTGCGATTTCGCCCAGGACGTCGAGAAGAAGGGCAACCCCGCCAAGCACTCCTGGGCCGACGGCACCTCGAGTTTCCAGGCGGGCCTGGAAATCGCCGAGATCCTCGCCGACCTCAAGCTCGACCAGGATTCGCTGGTCGCCGCCGTGATCTATCGCTCGGTGCGCGAGGGCAAGGTGACCTTGGCCGAGGTCGGTCAACGTTTCGGGCCCGTGGTGTCCAAGCTGGTCGACGGGGTGCTGCGCATGGCGGCCATCAGTGCCAGCCTCAGTCCGCGCCAGTCGCTGGTGCTCGGCTCCCAGGCCCAGGTGGAAAACCTGCGCAAGATGCTGGTGGCGATGGTCGATGACGTGCGTGTGGCGCTGATCAAGCTGGCCGAGCGCACCTGCGCCATCCGTGCGGTGAAGTCTGCCGATGACGAAAAGCGTCTGCGCGTGGCCCGCGAGGTGTTCGACATCTATGCACCGCTGGCCCACCGCCTGGGTATCGGCCACATCAAGTGGGAACTCGAAGACCTTTCGTTCCGCTACCTGGAGCCCGACCAGTACAAGCAGATCGCCAAGCTGCTGCACGAGCGAAGGCTGGACCGCGAGCGGTTCATCTCCGATGTGATGAACCAGTTGCAGAACGAACTGCTGGCCACCGGCGTCAAGGCCGACATCAGCGGCCGGGCCAAACATATCTATTCGATCTGGCGCAAAATGCAGCGCAAAGGCCTGGAATTCAGCCAGATCTACGACGTGCGTGCGGTGCGCGTGCTGGTCCCGGAAATCCGCGACTGCTACACCGCGCTGGGTATCGTCCACACCTTGTGGCGGCACATTCCCAAGGAATTCGACGACTACGTCGCCAATCCCAAGGAAAACGGCTACCGCTCGTTGCACACGGCGGTGATCGGCCCCGAGGGCAAGGTGCTCGAAGTGCAGATCCGCACCCACGGCATGCACGAAGAAGCCGAACTGGGCGTCTGTGCGCACTGGAAGTACAAGGGCACCGACGTCAAGTCCAGCTCCAACCATTACGAAGAGAAAATTTCCTGGTTGCGCCAGGTGCTGGAGTGGCACGAGGAACTCGGCGACATTGGCGGCCTGGCCGAGCAACTGCGGGTCGACATCGAGCCGGACCGGGTCTACGTGTTCACCCCCGATGGCCACGCCATCGACCTGCCCAAGGGCGCCACGCCGCTGGATTTCGCCTACCGCGTGCACACCGAGATCGGCCATAACTGCCGAGGCGCCAAGATCAACGGGCGCATCGTGCCGCTGAACTACAGCCTGCAGACCGGCGAGCAGGTGGAGATCATCACCAGCAAGCACGGCAGCCCGAGCCGTGACTGGCTGAACTCCAACCTGGGCTACGTCACCACCTCGCGGGCGCGGGCCAAGATCGTCCACTGGTTCAAGTTGCAGGCGCGCGACCAGAACGTCGCGGCCGGCAAGACCCTGCTCGAGCGCGAGCTCAGCCGCTTGGGGCTGCCGCAGGTCGACTTCGAACGCCTGGCGGAAAAGGCCAACGTCAAGACTGCCGAAGACCTGTTCGCGGCCCTGGGGGCTGGTGATCTGCGCCTGGCTCATCTGGTCAACGCCGCCCAGCAGTTGATCGAGCCGGAGCGCATCGAGCAGGTCGAGTTGATTCCGCGCGCGGCGCGCGGCACCCGTGCCGGCAAGCGCAGCGACATCCAGATCCAGGGGGTCGGCAACCTGCTCACGCAGATGGCGGGCTGCTGCCAGCCGCTGCCGGGCGATGCCATCGTCGGTTACATCACCCAGGGGCGCGGGGTGAGTATCCACCGCCAGGATTGCGCCTCGGTGCTGCAATTGGCTGGCAAGGAACCCGAGCGCATCATTCAGGTGAGCTGGGGGCCGATTCCGGTGCAGACCTATCCGGTCGATATCGTCATCCGCGCCTACGACCGGCCGGGGCTGCTGCGCGATGTGTCGCAGGTGCTGCTCAACGAGAAGATCAACGTGCTGGCGGTCAACACCCGGTCGAACAAGGAAGACAACACCGCGCTCATGTCGCTGACCATCGAGATTCCCGGCCTGGATGCATTGGGGCGCCTGCTCGGGCGCATCTCGCAACTGCCGAATATCATCGAGACGCGGCGTAATCGCACGCCCTGA
- a CDS encoding phage tail protein, producing MTTVYSAQNALPFSSLPTTNGVVQRFRASATNVADASYAPDGLAEAPIYGLAGRPLQGDEIVAGGNVTLVSHQGGSLNNGALCWILLECEGGAQQVANATRSQHAVTLGQLSGYAGAAPGDIKYTAASVATEGWLKADGANVSRTAFSALFAAIGTTYGQGDGSTTFTLPDLRGEFIRGLDGGRGVDQDRVLGSRQKGSLYAYDTTESKPNGIWSASATQNTASASRVAMGVDAYSTSDYAGVALGGVDATVVYQLPGMAADRGYSGVMRPRNVAMLALIKY from the coding sequence ATGACTACGGTCTACTCCGCACAAAATGCCCTCCCTTTTTCTTCTCTTCCCACCACCAATGGCGTGGTTCAGCGTTTCCGCGCATCGGCTACCAATGTGGCCGACGCTTCTTATGCACCGGATGGGCTAGCCGAAGCGCCCATTTACGGCTTGGCCGGTCGGCCACTGCAGGGTGACGAAATCGTGGCGGGTGGTAATGTCACACTGGTTTCCCATCAGGGTGGGTCGCTCAATAACGGCGCGCTGTGCTGGATCCTGCTCGAATGCGAAGGCGGCGCCCAGCAGGTCGCTAATGCCACACGTAGCCAACATGCTGTAACGCTGGGTCAGTTGTCTGGCTATGCAGGCGCAGCACCTGGTGATATCAAATACACCGCTGCCAGCGTTGCGACGGAAGGTTGGCTCAAGGCCGACGGCGCGAATGTCTCGCGCACTGCATTCAGTGCCCTGTTCGCCGCGATTGGTACTACCTACGGCCAGGGTGATGGTTCTACAACCTTTACCTTGCCTGACCTGCGCGGTGAATTCATTCGCGGCCTCGACGGTGGCAGAGGCGTGGACCAGGATCGCGTCCTGGGATCCCGGCAGAAGGGCAGCCTTTATGCCTATGACACGACCGAAAGCAAACCCAATGGCATCTGGAGCGCCTCGGCGACCCAAAACACCGCTTCTGCATCACGTGTCGCAATGGGCGTCGATGCTTACTCGACAAGCGACTACGCCGGTGTGGCATTGGGGGGCGTGGATGCAACCGTGGTCTACCAACTGCCCGGCATGGCTGCGGACCGAGGCTACTCGGGCGTCATGCGGCCGCGTAACGTTGCCATGCTCGCGTTGATCAAGTACTGA
- a CDS encoding DUF3108 domain-containing protein produces MRRALFLALAVLALPLQAADLKPFSASYTADWKQLPMSGTAERSLVKNANGTWDLNFKASMMIASLTEQSTVRMENDTLLPQKYHFERGGLGKAKKVDLDFDWSSKKVTGSDRGDAISLPLNRGVLDKSSYQLALQHDVAAGKKSMTYQVVDGDEIDTYDFRVLGTEKVATKTGQVDAVKVERVRDPSQSKRITELWFAKDWDYLLVQLRQVETDGKEYVIVLQDGTVDGKSVKGS; encoded by the coding sequence ATGCGTCGCGCCCTGTTTTTGGCTCTCGCCGTGCTTGCCCTGCCGCTCCAGGCAGCTGACCTGAAGCCCTTCTCGGCCAGCTACACTGCCGACTGGAAACAACTGCCCATGAGCGGTACCGCCGAGCGCAGCCTGGTCAAGAATGCCAACGGCACCTGGGACCTCAATTTCAAAGCCTCCATGATGATCGCCAGCCTCACCGAGCAGAGCACGGTGCGCATGGAAAACGACACCCTGCTGCCGCAGAAGTATCACTTCGAACGCGGCGGCCTGGGCAAGGCCAAGAAAGTCGACCTGGATTTCGACTGGAGCAGCAAGAAAGTCACCGGTAGCGACCGTGGTGATGCCATCAGCCTGCCGCTCAACCGTGGCGTGCTGGACAAGTCGTCCTACCAGTTGGCGCTGCAACATGACGTGGCGGCTGGCAAGAAGAGCATGACCTACCAAGTGGTCGACGGTGACGAGATCGACACCTACGACTTCCGCGTGCTGGGCACCGAGAAGGTCGCCACCAAGACCGGTCAGGTCGATGCCGTGAAAGTGGAGCGTGTCCGCGATCCAAGCCAAAGCAAACGTATCACCGAGCTGTGGTTCGCCAAGGATTGGGACTACCTGCTGGTGCAACTGCGCCAGGTGGAGACCGATGGCAAGGAATACGTGATCGTGCTGCAGGACGGCACGGTCGACGGCAAGTCGGTAAAAGGCAGCTGA
- a CDS encoding AI-2E family transporter produces the protein MTDMRRWAWLGVALLIALLLFLLHNILSPFLIGILLAYLADPLVDRLERLGLSRTWGVVVVFGLFTLIFLALLLVLVPMLAKQLVRLYELTPQMLDWLQHVALPWVQSRLGLADGFWKFDKIKAAIGEHMGQTTDIVGVVLSQATASSLALIAWLANLVLIPVVGFYLLRDWDLMMAKLRSLLPRQREEQVVGLAGECHEVLGAFVRGQLLVMLALGVIYAAGLSLLGLELGLLIGLLAGLAAIVPYMGFIVGIGAALIAGLFQFGGDLYPMLGIVAVFMVGQALEGMVLTPLLVGDRIGLHPVAVIFAILAGGELFGFTGVLLALPVAAVIMVLLRHAHDLYKESDMYGADIDPQL, from the coding sequence ATGACCGATATGCGCCGTTGGGCCTGGCTGGGCGTGGCCTTGTTGATCGCCCTGTTGTTGTTCCTGCTGCACAACATCCTCTCGCCATTCCTCATCGGCATCCTGCTGGCGTACCTGGCCGACCCGCTGGTCGACCGCCTCGAACGACTGGGGCTGTCGCGCACCTGGGGCGTGGTGGTGGTGTTCGGCCTGTTCACCCTCATCTTCCTGGCATTGTTGCTGGTGCTCGTACCGATGCTGGCCAAACAGTTGGTGCGCCTTTATGAGCTGACCCCACAGATGCTCGACTGGCTGCAGCATGTGGCGCTGCCCTGGGTGCAGAGTCGTTTGGGCCTGGCTGACGGGTTCTGGAAGTTCGACAAGATCAAGGCCGCCATCGGCGAGCACATGGGGCAGACCACCGATATCGTCGGCGTCGTGCTGTCCCAGGCCACCGCCTCGAGCCTGGCGCTGATCGCCTGGCTGGCCAACCTGGTGCTGATCCCGGTGGTGGGCTTCTACCTGCTGCGCGACTGGGACCTGATGATGGCCAAGTTGCGCAGCCTGTTGCCGCGCCAGCGCGAAGAGCAGGTGGTCGGGCTGGCGGGCGAATGCCATGAAGTGCTGGGCGCCTTCGTTCGGGGTCAATTGCTGGTGATGCTGGCCCTGGGCGTGATCTACGCCGCAGGCCTGTCGTTGCTGGGGCTGGAGCTGGGGCTGTTGATCGGACTGCTGGCAGGGCTGGCGGCCATCGTGCCGTACATGGGCTTCATCGTGGGGATTGGCGCGGCGCTGATCGCCGGGCTGTTCCAGTTCGGCGGCGACCTGTACCCGATGCTGGGTATCGTCGCGGTGTTCATGGTCGGCCAAGCTTTGGAAGGCATGGTGCTGACGCCGCTGCTGGTGGGCGATCGCATCGGCCTGCATCCTGTGGCGGTGATCTTCGCCATCCTCGCCGGCGGCGAGCTGTTCGGCTTCACCGGCGTGCTGTTGGCGCTACCGGTGGCGGCGGTGATCATGGTGTTGCTGCGCCATGCCCACGACCTTTATAAAGAGTCGGACATGTATGGCGCGGACATCGACCCGCAACTCTAG
- the mazG gene encoding nucleoside triphosphate pyrophosphohydrolase, whose protein sequence is MTYALDDLLHLMARLRDPQFGCPWDVEQDYASIIKHTLEEAYEVADAIEQGDLVQLQGELGDLLFQVVYYSQLAREDGRFDFADVVDSITRKLIRRHPHVFPTGDLYAPVDAPRLSEAQVKARWEQIKAEERAEKSTPEQLSLLDDVPAALPALSRAAKLQKRAATVGFDWPEALPVLDKVREELDEVLQAMAEGDALALEDEVGDLLFAAVNLARHLKLDPENALRGANRKFERRFRFIEQALRDASRPIEACSLDELDALWGEAKRQEKNLPSCG, encoded by the coding sequence ATGACTTACGCCCTGGACGACCTGCTGCACCTCATGGCCCGTCTGCGCGACCCGCAGTTCGGTTGCCCGTGGGACGTGGAGCAGGACTACGCCAGCATCATCAAGCACACCCTCGAGGAAGCCTACGAGGTGGCCGATGCCATCGAGCAGGGCGATCTGGTCCAGTTGCAGGGCGAGCTCGGCGACCTGCTGTTCCAGGTGGTCTACTACAGCCAATTGGCGCGCGAGGACGGGCGGTTCGATTTTGCTGACGTGGTCGATTCGATCACCCGCAAGCTGATCCGTCGTCATCCCCACGTGTTCCCAACGGGCGACTTGTACGCACCCGTCGATGCCCCGCGCCTGAGCGAAGCGCAGGTCAAGGCGCGCTGGGAGCAGATCAAGGCCGAGGAGCGCGCCGAGAAGAGCACGCCTGAGCAGTTGTCGTTGCTCGACGATGTGCCGGCCGCCTTGCCGGCGCTATCGCGTGCGGCCAAACTGCAGAAGCGCGCCGCCACCGTCGGTTTCGACTGGCCCGAAGCGCTGCCGGTGCTGGACAAGGTCCGAGAAGAGCTCGACGAGGTGCTGCAAGCGATGGCCGAGGGCGATGCCCTGGCGCTGGAAGATGAAGTCGGCGACCTGCTGTTCGCTGCCGTGAACCTGGCTCGCCACCTCAAGTTGGACCCAGAAAACGCCCTGCGTGGCGCCAACCGTAAATTCGAACGACGTTTTCGCTTCATCGAGCAGGCACTGCGCGACGCCAGCCGCCCGATCGAAGCCTGTAGCCTTGACGAGCTGGACGCCCTCTGGGGCGAAGCCAAGCGTCAGGAAAAGAACCTGCCCAGCTGCGGCTGA
- a CDS encoding DUF2058 domain-containing protein: MSLSLRDQLLKAGLVNQKQVSQTNKAEKKQKRLQHKGQLEVDDSQQRQAKEAMAEKARKDQELNRQLQEKAEQKARAAQVKQLIEATRLPKLNTEDYFNFVDDKKVKRIAVNALMRSKLSNGSLAIVAHGGGYEVIPREAAVKVQERAPQRILLLNTHVEEADEDDPYAAYKIPDDLMW, from the coding sequence ATGAGCCTTTCCCTTCGCGATCAATTGCTCAAGGCCGGTCTGGTCAACCAGAAGCAGGTCTCCCAGACCAACAAGGCCGAGAAGAAACAGAAACGCCTGCAGCACAAAGGCCAGTTGGAGGTCGATGACAGCCAGCAGCGCCAGGCCAAGGAAGCCATGGCCGAGAAGGCCAGGAAAGACCAGGAACTGAACCGTCAGTTGCAGGAGAAGGCCGAGCAGAAGGCGCGTGCCGCCCAGGTCAAGCAACTGATCGAGGCCACCCGGCTGCCGAAGCTCAATACCGAGGACTACTTCAACTTCGTCGACGACAAGAAGGTCAAGCGCATCGCCGTCAATGCCCTGATGCGCAGCAAGCTGAGCAATGGCTCGTTGGCGATCGTTGCCCATGGCGGCGGCTATGAAGTGATTCCTCGCGAAGCCGCGGTGAAGGTCCAGGAGCGTGCGCCACAGCGCATCCTGCTGCTCAACACCCATGTCGAGGAAGCTGACGAGGACGATCCGTACGCGGCCTACAAGATCCCTGACGATCTCATGTGGTAA